The Clostridium bornimense genome includes a region encoding these proteins:
- a CDS encoding Crp/Fnr family transcriptional regulator, producing MDKLIDKLVKNEIFNEIDSKIIEDIISEVDYYINKYNAGQIIAQEEDNCNALGFILSGKIEIKRIYSCGKEIILNKFGVGEVFGEALIFSKNHNYPATVVALEDTEIFYITKVDMIKLCSKYEKILENFMSLLSDKVIMLNSKIKILSFKSIKHKIVDYILEERKRQNSNEIYLSGNKENIAALLGIPRPSFSRELINLRDMGLISFDRKTIKILHLDKLEEILLD from the coding sequence ATGGATAAGTTAATTGATAAACTAGTGAAGAATGAAATTTTTAATGAAATTGATAGTAAGATAATAGAAGATATAATTTCTGAAGTAGACTACTATATAAATAAATATAATGCAGGTCAAATTATTGCTCAAGAAGAAGATAATTGTAATGCTCTTGGTTTTATACTTAGTGGTAAAATAGAAATCAAAAGAATATATAGTTGTGGAAAAGAAATTATATTAAATAAATTTGGAGTAGGAGAAGTTTTTGGAGAGGCATTAATTTTTTCTAAAAATCATAATTATCCTGCTACAGTAGTAGCTTTAGAAGATACAGAAATTTTTTATATTACTAAAGTTGATATGATAAAACTTTGTAGTAAATATGAAAAAATATTAGAAAATTTTATGTCTCTTCTCAGTGACAAGGTTATTATGTTAAATTCTAAAATAAAAATACTATCGTTTAAGAGCATAAAGCATAAAATAGTTGATTATATTTTAGAAGAAAGAAAAAGACAAAATAGTAACGAGATATATCTTAGTGGAAATAAAGAAAATATAGCAGCATTACTAGGTATACCTAGACCGTCATTTTCTAGAGAATTAATAAACTTAAGAGATATGGGACTTATTAGTTTTGATAGAAAAACTATAAAGATACTTCATTTAGATAAGTTAGAGGAAATTTTATTAGATTAA
- a CDS encoding MerR family transcriptional regulator, translating to MEYNIGHIVKELKINKETIRYYEKIGLLEEIKKDSNGYRIYTDDDIERIKFILMAKEYYFTLKEIAILLKKVFPKSSGLKQDEIIEIVDDKVDEIDKKIDELKIIKKVLIKVKNNVLINKNACYFGKSKEEIVNL from the coding sequence ATGGAGTACAATATTGGACACATAGTTAAAGAACTTAAAATAAATAAAGAAACTATACGGTATTATGAAAAAATAGGATTATTAGAAGAGATAAAGAAAGATAGTAATGGATATAGAATATACACAGATGATGATATAGAGAGAATTAAGTTTATTTTAATGGCAAAAGAATATTATTTTACTCTTAAGGAAATAGCGATTTTACTGAAAAAAGTATTTCCTAAGAGTAGTGGTCTAAAACAAGATGAAATAATAGAGATAGTGGATGATAAAGTTGATGAAATTGATAAAAAGATAGATGAATTAAAGATTATAAAAAAGGTATTAATTAAAGTTAAGAATAATGTTCTTATAAACAAAAATGCTTGCTATTTTGGAAAGTCAAAAGAAGAAATAGTAAATCTTTAG
- a CDS encoding EFR1 family ferrodoxin (N-terminal region resembles flavodoxins. C-terminal ferrodoxin region binds two 4Fe-4S clusters.) has product MIIKRNSILYFSGTGNTYDVASKLAKRCNLKLINIASLIEEEELEIKCETIGIAFPIYYGGIPKIVNGIISKMKFYNEPYIFALSTYGGMPGNPFKILERILKEKEGTLGSGFLVNMPGNYLPRNGARRSSVQIRNFKRADKKIEEVTELIISKKVLQYEKSPYIIDRPFSNFLEKRIEKLSGYDVNFRVDDKCDNCGICIKICPVKNINVESGTLRWLEKCEQCMACIQYCPRKAIQYGKKTSKKKRYTNPNVDYLKVLLDNSAN; this is encoded by the coding sequence ATGATTATTAAAAGAAATAGTATATTATATTTTTCAGGAACAGGAAATACTTATGATGTAGCTAGTAAATTAGCAAAGAGATGTAATTTAAAACTTATTAATATTGCATCTTTAATTGAAGAAGAGGAATTAGAAATTAAATGTGAAACTATTGGTATTGCTTTCCCAATATATTATGGTGGAATTCCTAAAATAGTGAATGGAATAATTAGTAAAATGAAGTTTTACAATGAGCCATATATATTTGCATTATCCACTTATGGGGGAATGCCAGGGAATCCATTTAAGATTTTAGAGAGAATATTGAAGGAGAAAGAGGGAACTTTAGGATCAGGATTTTTAGTGAATATGCCAGGAAATTATCTTCCTCGAAATGGTGCTAGGAGAAGCAGTGTACAGATAAGAAACTTTAAAAGGGCCGATAAAAAAATAGAAGAAGTCACAGAGTTAATTATATCTAAAAAGGTTTTGCAATATGAAAAAAGTCCATATATAATTGACAGACCATTTTCTAATTTTTTGGAGAAGCGGATTGAAAAATTATCAGGCTATGATGTGAACTTTAGAGTTGACGATAAGTGTGATAATTGTGGAATTTGCATAAAGATTTGCCCTGTTAAAAATATTAATGTTGAAAGTGGTACATTAAGATGGTTAGAAAAATGTGAACAATGTATGGCGTGTATACAGTATTGTCCAAGAAAGGCAATACAATATGGTAAAAAAACATCTAAGAAAAAGAGATATACAAATCCTAATGTGGATTATTTGAAAGTGCTTTTAGATAATTCAGCCAATTAA
- a CDS encoding VOC family protein, which yields MPILIPTFNFSGKCEEALKLYQKAFDAKLLCMLRYSDADKRDYHWELTEEQKKYVYHSELLIGNQRIMLSDNIDVPFMTSYATFLTVIFDTKEEVQKAYDVLKENSTTIYPLDSTTYSSCRVVFIDKFGFRWGLMTEQTER from the coding sequence GTGCCAATATTGATACCAACTTTTAATTTTTCAGGGAAATGCGAAGAAGCATTGAAATTATATCAAAAGGCATTTGATGCTAAACTTTTATGTATGCTCAGATATTCAGATGCTGACAAGAGGGACTATCATTGGGAGCTCACAGAAGAACAGAAGAAATATGTTTATCACTCAGAACTTTTGATTGGAAATCAGAGGATTATGTTGAGTGATAATATTGATGTTCCATTTATGACCAGTTATGCAACATTTCTTACAGTAATATTTGATACTAAGGAAGAAGTGCAAAAAGCATATGATGTCTTAAAAGAAAATAGTACAACAATATATCCTCTTGACAGTACTACATATAGTTCATGTAGAGTTGTCTTTATAGATAAATTTGGATTTAGATGGGGATTAATGACCGAGCAAACAGAAAGATAA
- a CDS encoding alpha/beta hydrolase: MIKDKFKINNIPVVLWGDKSEKLFIAVHGNMSNKEDTVIKILAEEAVKKGYQVLSFDLPEHGERKSDSTPCKVQFCVEDLTIIGKYAKEHWKEISLFACSMGAYFSLLAYQNDIIKKALFLSPVVNMERIIENMMKWFNVTPERLKEEIMIETPVGEKLYWDYLCYVKEHPIDMWNIDTCIMYGAKDNLCEIEMINNFVQKFHCNLEIVEVGEHYFHTEEQLNAFRYWLSNHIN; the protein is encoded by the coding sequence ATGATTAAAGATAAATTTAAGATTAATAATATTCCCGTAGTTTTATGGGGAGACAAGAGTGAAAAACTTTTTATTGCAGTACATGGAAATATGTCAAATAAGGAAGATACAGTGATTAAAATTTTAGCTGAAGAAGCTGTAAAAAAGGGGTATCAAGTACTAAGTTTTGATTTACCAGAACATGGAGAAAGAAAAAGTGATAGTACTCCTTGTAAGGTACAATTTTGCGTTGAGGATTTAACTATAATTGGGAAGTATGCAAAAGAACATTGGAAGGAGATAAGTTTATTTGCTTGTAGTATGGGAGCTTATTTTAGTCTTCTAGCTTATCAAAATGATATTATAAAAAAAGCATTATTTTTGTCTCCGGTAGTTAATATGGAAAGAATTATTGAAAACATGATGAAATGGTTTAATGTAACACCAGAACGTTTAAAGGAAGAAATTATGATAGAGACGCCAGTTGGTGAGAAATTATATTGGGATTACTTATGTTATGTAAAAGAGCATCCTATTGACATGTGGAATATTGATACATGTATTATGTATGGGGCGAAGGATAATTTATGTGAAATTGAAATGATTAATAATTTTGTTCAAAAGTTTCATTGTAATTTAGAAATTGTGGAGGTAGGAGAGCATTATTTTCATACAGAAGAACAATTAAATGCATTTAGATATTGGTTAAGTAATCATATTAATTAG
- a CDS encoding SufBD protein: protein MQDIQSLVNGLMSSDDKQAYQCLKQLEIESNDSDIVYKFFETFVKMLDNVNSYIRTRGIILIAANAKWDIDYKIDEIIDKYLKHIMDDKPITARQCIKSLPLMVKYKPDLKEDVISALYKANPQKYKESMQPLVVKDIQKSLDIISGL from the coding sequence GTGCAAGATATTCAGAGTTTAGTTAATGGCTTAATGAGCAGTGATGATAAGCAGGCGTATCAATGCTTAAAACAACTTGAAATTGAGAGTAATGATTCTGATATTGTCTATAAATTTTTCGAAACTTTTGTAAAGATGTTGGATAATGTAAACTCCTATATAAGAACAAGGGGTATTATTCTTATAGCTGCCAATGCAAAGTGGGATATTGATTATAAGATTGATGAGATTATAGATAAATATTTAAAACATATTATGGATGACAAACCTATTACAGCAAGGCAATGTATCAAATCATTACCACTGATGGTAAAATATAAGCCAGACTTAAAGGAAGATGTTATAAGTGCACTTTATAAAGCGAATCCGCAAAAATATAAAGAAAGTATGCAGCCATTAGTTGTAAAAGATATTCAAAAGTCCTTGGATATTATTAGTGGATTATAG
- a CDS encoding DJ-1/PfpI family protein: MKILLLCAKAFETMEFSVFVDVMGWAHDDFQCDIEVETCGFNKIVTSTFGIPITVDRLIDDIRPEEYDALAIPGGFEEYGFYDEAYDEKTLKLIRDFDSLNKPIATVCVAAFSLAKSGVLKGRNATTYHLRGGYKQKELAKFGVNVINEPIVVDRNIITSYCPQTVPDVAFRLLEMLTSEEKMKLVKEAMGY, translated from the coding sequence ATGAAGATTTTACTTTTATGTGCAAAGGCTTTTGAAACAATGGAGTTTAGTGTATTTGTTGATGTAATGGGATGGGCTCACGACGACTTTCAGTGTGATATTGAAGTAGAAACATGTGGTTTTAATAAGATAGTAACTAGTACATTTGGAATACCAATTACTGTTGATAGACTTATTGATGATATTCGTCCTGAAGAATATGATGCATTAGCTATTCCAGGAGGTTTCGAAGAGTATGGTTTTTATGATGAAGCTTATGATGAGAAAACACTGAAATTAATTAGGGACTTTGATAGCCTAAATAAGCCAATAGCTACAGTTTGTGTTGCAGCTTTCTCATTAGCTAAAAGTGGAGTTCTTAAAGGAAGAAATGCTACTACATATCATCTAAGAGGTGGTTATAAACAAAAAGAATTAGCTAAATTTGGAGTTAATGTTATTAATGAACCTATCGTAGTAGATAGAAATATTATAACATCTTATTGTCCTCAGACAGTACCAGATGTGGCTTTTAGATTACTTGAAATGCTTACATCAGAAGAAAAAATGAAACTTGTAAAAGAAGCAATGGGATATTAA
- a CDS encoding GNAT family N-acetyltransferase: MNLRMANMDDLPQLKAVYEKIIDNMNKDNIQIWDEIYPCEFFGDDIANNRLYVLEENNEIVSAFALCNSNAGAEYVKWENKYDKAVYIDRFGVNVNYLRKGIGSLMLNKAITLARSNGAKYLRLFVVDINEPAINLYIKNGFKRVDGIYDEIIDDDLVLHEFGFEIETSI; this comes from the coding sequence ATGAATTTAAGAATGGCTAACATGGATGATTTGCCACAGCTTAAGGCTGTATATGAAAAAATAATTGACAATATGAATAAAGACAATATCCAGATTTGGGATGAAATTTATCCATGCGAGTTTTTTGGTGATGATATTGCAAATAATCGTCTTTATGTTTTAGAGGAAAACAATGAGATAGTTTCCGCTTTTGCTTTATGTAATTCAAATGCAGGAGCGGAGTACGTTAAATGGGAAAACAAGTATGATAAAGCAGTATATATTGATAGGTTTGGAGTTAATGTCAATTATTTGAGAAAAGGAATTGGCAGTTTAATGCTTAATAAGGCAATTACTCTTGCAAGAAGTAATGGGGCTAAATATTTAAGGCTTTTTGTTGTGGATATAAATGAACCTGCGATAAATCTTTATATAAAAAATGGATTTAAAAGAGTTGATGGAATCTATGATGAAATAATTGACGATGATCTTGTATTACATGAATTTGGATTTGAAATAGAAACGTCAATATGA
- a CDS encoding helix-turn-helix domain-containing protein yields MPMNTTIREKRKELGLTQKQIADYLGVSTPAVNKWEAGLTYPDITLLPALARLLKTDLNTLLCYEEELSEKEIGLFINRVTEIFRKKGFKLAFDIAMEKIREYPSSIELINSLTLVLQGCLIMTEISSEEKEFYDEQINSLYERIAESGDSKYSDNAKYMIASRLINNDEYTKAQELLDQLPKYNALDKRNLQGSLYLKEGKIEEAAKIYEYKLLANIQDIQIILTNLVNIAIQEGDKENGNYLAKCGKKVAEMFGLWEYSSFLVPLENAVLNEDIDETLEVLQAMISALLIPWDMKKSPICRHIQQKPTETNLGEQMIPVLLQELENSASYDFLRHVPEFKQLLEKYRSMC; encoded by the coding sequence ATGCCCATGAATACAACTATTAGAGAAAAAAGAAAAGAACTTGGCTTAACACAAAAACAGATTGCAGATTATCTTGGAGTTTCTACTCCGGCAGTGAATAAATGGGAAGCTGGTTTAACTTACCCTGATATAACACTTTTACCGGCATTAGCTAGATTATTAAAAACAGATTTAAATACATTACTTTGTTATGAAGAAGAACTTTCAGAAAAAGAAATTGGGTTATTTATAAATAGAGTTACTGAGATTTTCCGAAAGAAGGGTTTCAAGTTAGCTTTTGATATAGCAATGGAAAAGATACGAGAATATCCATCAAGTATAGAATTAATTAACTCTCTTACGTTGGTATTACAGGGGTGTTTGATTATGACAGAAATAAGTAGTGAGGAAAAAGAATTCTATGATGAACAAATTAATTCATTGTATGAACGGATTGCTGAAAGTGGAGATTCCAAGTATTCTGATAATGCTAAGTATATGATTGCATCAAGGTTAATAAATAATGATGAATACACTAAGGCACAAGAGCTTTTGGATCAATTACCAAAATATAATGCTCTAGATAAGAGAAATTTACAAGGAAGTCTTTACTTAAAAGAAGGAAAAATAGAAGAAGCAGCTAAAATATATGAATATAAATTATTAGCAAATATTCAAGATATACAAATTATCTTAACAAACTTGGTTAACATAGCAATTCAGGAAGGGGATAAGGAGAACGGTAATTATCTTGCTAAGTGTGGTAAAAAAGTAGCAGAAATGTTTGGATTATGGGAATATTCATCTTTTCTTGTTCCACTAGAAAATGCAGTTTTAAATGAAGATATAGATGAAACTTTAGAAGTATTGCAAGCTATGATTTCTGCATTATTGATTCCTTGGGATATGAAAAAATCACCAATTTGTAGACATATTCAACAGAAACCAACAGAAACTAATTTAGGAGAGCAAATGATTCCAGTTTTACTTCAAGAATTAGAAAATAGTGCAAGTTATGATTTCTTGCGTCATGTCCCAGAGTTTAAACAATTGCTGGAAAAGTATCGATCAATGTGTTAA
- a CDS encoding ABC transporter ATP-binding protein, translated as MLQIKDLTKIYKGGKTAVSNLNIEIESGDIYGFIGHNGAGKTTTIKSVVGILDFEEGEIFIDGHSIKEEPILCKSKIAYIPDNPDLYEHLTGIQFLSFTADIFRVNKKDREERIKKYADAFELTSSLGDLISSYSHGMKQKLAIISALIHKPKLLILDEPFVGLDPKASLLLKNFMKELCSEGSAIFFSTHVLDVAEKLCNKVAIIKGGKLIVAGKTADVVKNSSLEEVFMEVAKDV; from the coding sequence ATGCTACAAATTAAAGATTTAACTAAGATCTATAAGGGTGGTAAAACAGCTGTATCTAATTTGAATATAGAGATTGAATCAGGTGATATTTATGGATTTATTGGACATAATGGTGCAGGAAAGACAACAACTATTAAATCCGTTGTAGGGATATTAGATTTTGAAGAAGGGGAAATATTTATTGATGGACATTCTATTAAAGAGGAACCGATTCTTTGTAAATCAAAGATTGCATATATTCCAGATAATCCAGATTTATATGAGCACTTAACAGGAATTCAGTTTTTGAGTTTTACTGCAGATATATTTCGTGTTAATAAGAAAGATAGGGAAGAGAGAATAAAAAAATATGCAGATGCTTTTGAATTAACTAGTAGTTTAGGAGATTTGATTTCTTCTTATTCTCATGGTATGAAGCAAAAGTTAGCTATTATTTCAGCATTAATTCATAAACCAAAGTTATTAATATTAGATGAACCTTTTGTAGGATTAGATCCCAAAGCTTCATTGTTGTTAAAGAATTTTATGAAAGAGTTATGCAGTGAGGGTAGTGCAATTTTCTTTTCTACTCATGTACTGGATGTAGCAGAAAAGTTATGTAATAAAGTTGCAATTATTAAAGGTGGAAAATTAATAGTTGCAGGAAAAACAGCAGATGTAGTGAAGAATAGTTCATTAGAAGAAGTGTTTATGGAGGTCGCCAAAGATGTTTAA
- a CDS encoding DUF2935 domain-containing protein has product MNYYVKSSLELHLFFGRIMKEHSFFLEVGYTQANCNYIKEANKFKKAFEKLLYDVISCSEGIVDDTIFKAGEVITEYTLPSEVKTSHLTGSKIDENITKLEAKLWEKSGYQRSKIDSGLVKRVERINQRCLELLEGLISFKEQTLENVLQCKMFTMNYPLLIEHIIREAKLYQKYIMNLEEGNRCNQEDLREIELFWNQIMMEHALFIRGLLDPTENDLIMTADNFAQQYAKLLCDARNMTDRTISSVTDKTIEETIKYRDFKLAGTKGINDCTIRSLIVPLLADHVLREANHYIRLLEQK; this is encoded by the coding sequence ATGAATTATTATGTAAAATCATCTTTAGAACTACATTTATTTTTTGGAAGAATCATGAAAGAACATTCATTTTTTTTAGAAGTGGGATATACACAAGCTAATTGTAATTATATAAAAGAAGCAAATAAATTTAAAAAAGCATTTGAAAAATTATTGTATGATGTAATCAGCTGTAGTGAAGGTATTGTAGATGACACGATATTTAAAGCAGGTGAGGTAATAACGGAATATACCCTTCCTTCTGAAGTAAAAACAAGCCATCTTACAGGAAGTAAGATTGATGAAAATATAACTAAGCTCGAAGCGAAGTTATGGGAAAAGAGTGGGTACCAAAGAAGTAAAATCGATAGTGGATTGGTAAAAAGAGTAGAACGAATTAATCAACGTTGTTTAGAATTGCTGGAAGGATTAATTTCCTTTAAAGAGCAGACATTAGAGAATGTATTGCAATGTAAGATGTTTACAATGAATTATCCATTATTAATAGAGCACATTATCCGTGAAGCAAAATTGTATCAAAAATATATTATGAACTTAGAAGAGGGGAACAGGTGTAACCAGGAAGATTTGAGGGAAATCGAGTTATTTTGGAATCAAATCATGATGGAACACGCTTTGTTTATTCGAGGATTGTTGGATCCGACAGAAAATGATTTGATTATGACTGCTGATAATTTTGCACAACAATATGCTAAGTTATTGTGTGATGCTAGGAATATGACAGATAGGACGATTAGCAGTGTTACAGATAAGACAATTGAAGAGACTATAAAGTATCGTGATTTTAAATTAGCTGGTACAAAGGGAATTAATGATTGCACAATTCGTAGTTTAATAGTTCCATTGTTAGCAGACCATGTATTAAGAGAAGCAAATCATTATATTAGATTATTGGAGCAGAAATAG
- a CDS encoding DUF3784 domain-containing protein, protein MVGKILMISLFVLIGTMLSLGKGSFLIAGFNTMSKEEKEKYDVKAMCKFMGKLMFVIAFSISLFVLSDILMMKILLNIGVTIIIGSVIFAVIYSNTGNRFKSKK, encoded by the coding sequence ATGGTTGGTAAGATATTAATGATTTCTTTATTTGTACTTATTGGGACAATGTTATCTTTAGGTAAAGGGTCATTTTTGATAGCAGGATTTAATACAATGAGTAAAGAAGAAAAAGAAAAATATGATGTAAAAGCTATGTGTAAATTCATGGGAAAACTTATGTTTGTAATTGCTTTTTCTATATCATTATTTGTTTTAAGTGATATATTGATGATGAAGATATTGCTTAATATTGGTGTCACAATAATAATTGGTTCAGTAATATTTGCAGTAATATATTCAAATACAGGAAATAGGTTTAAAAGTAAAAAATAA
- the hcp gene encoding hydroxylamine reductase, producing MDKLMFCYQCQETAGCSGCTVRGVCGKTPELAKIQDLLIYTTRGLSEVATKAREEGIVVSNEINSLVTMNLFTTITNANFDDDIFYDRVKETLVKKEELLAKICDKSSLSEAALWTTLSEAEMDEKSKTVGVLATENEDIRSLRELITYGIKGLSAYMKHANALGYNDEEICAFMQKALAATTNDNLTVEEYIALTLETGKVGVDGMAILDKANTETYGHPEMTKVNIGVGSKPGILVSGHDLRDLEQLLEQTEGTGVDVYTHSEMLPAHYYPAFKKYSHFVGNYGNAWWKQKEEFESFNGAILMTTNCIVPPKDSYKERMFTTGAAGYPGCKHIEANAEGKKDFSEIIEIAKRCQTPTAIEEGEIIGGFAHNQVMALADKIVDAVKSGAIKKFFVMAGCDGRAKSREYYTDFAKALPMDTVILTAGCAKYKYNKLDLGDIGGIPRVLDAGQCNDSYSLALIALKLKEVFELEDINELPIAFNIAWYEQKAVIVLLSLLYLGVKNIHLGPTLPAFLSPNVAKVLVENFGIGGITNVEDDLKMFME from the coding sequence ATGGATAAACTTATGTTTTGTTATCAATGTCAAGAAACTGCAGGTTGCTCTGGATGTACAGTTAGAGGGGTATGTGGAAAAACACCAGAGCTTGCAAAAATTCAAGACTTATTAATATATACAACAAGAGGACTTTCTGAAGTTGCAACAAAAGCTAGAGAAGAAGGAATAGTAGTTTCAAATGAAATCAATTCACTAGTTACTATGAACTTATTTACAACAATTACAAATGCTAATTTTGATGATGATATTTTTTATGATAGAGTTAAAGAAACTTTAGTAAAAAAAGAAGAATTATTAGCAAAAATATGTGATAAATCTTCTTTAAGTGAGGCTGCTTTATGGACAACTTTATCAGAAGCAGAAATGGATGAAAAATCCAAAACAGTAGGAGTTCTTGCTACTGAAAATGAAGATATAAGAAGTCTTAGAGAATTAATAACTTATGGTATTAAAGGATTATCAGCATATATGAAGCATGCTAATGCATTAGGATATAATGATGAAGAAATATGCGCATTTATGCAAAAAGCTTTAGCAGCTACAACAAATGATAATTTAACAGTTGAAGAATATATTGCATTAACATTAGAAACTGGTAAAGTTGGTGTTGATGGTATGGCAATCTTAGATAAGGCGAACACTGAAACTTATGGACATCCAGAAATGACAAAAGTAAATATCGGTGTTGGAAGTAAACCAGGTATATTAGTATCAGGTCATGATTTAAGAGACTTAGAACAATTATTAGAACAAACTGAAGGAACAGGGGTAGATGTTTATACTCACTCAGAAATGTTACCAGCTCATTATTATCCTGCATTCAAGAAGTATTCACACTTTGTAGGTAACTATGGTAATGCTTGGTGGAAACAAAAAGAAGAATTTGAAAGCTTTAATGGTGCTATACTTATGACTACAAATTGTATTGTACCACCTAAAGATAGTTACAAAGAGAGAATGTTCACTACTGGTGCTGCTGGATATCCAGGATGTAAGCATATAGAGGCTAATGCAGAAGGTAAAAAAGACTTTTCAGAAATAATTGAAATTGCAAAGAGATGCCAAACTCCAACAGCTATAGAAGAAGGAGAAATAATTGGAGGATTTGCACATAATCAAGTTATGGCTCTTGCAGATAAGATAGTTGATGCTGTTAAATCTGGTGCTATTAAGAAGTTTTTTGTAATGGCAGGATGTGATGGCAGAGCAAAATCAAGAGAATATTATACTGACTTTGCAAAAGCATTACCAATGGATACTGTGATTCTTACAGCAGGTTGTGCAAAATATAAATATAATAAGCTTGATTTAGGAGATATTGGTGGAATTCCAAGAGTATTAGATGCAGGGCAATGTAATGACTCATATTCATTAGCATTAATAGCATTAAAGCTTAAGGAAGTATTCGAACTTGAAGATATAAATGAATTGCCAATAGCATTTAATATTGCATGGTATGAACAAAAAGCTGTAATAGTTTTATTATCATTATTATATCTTGGTGTTAAAAATATTCACTTAGGGCCAACTCTACCAGCATTCTTATCACCAAATGTGGCTAAGGTTTTAGTTGAAAACTTTGGTATCGGTGGAATAACAAATGTAGAAGATGATCTTAAGATGTTTATGGAATAA
- a CDS encoding helix-turn-helix domain-containing protein, with translation MGKEELKEDIAHGNVSFPLATYRWNSDKKFIVNLHWHDETELIYLKRGKFTIHINMKEYKVLAPAFVFISSGDIHSIVGEEGCRESVVVFDLKMLSFEYFDGIQYKVIRPLIEGKIQFPQFIFIDDEIWKDTERIYKKILKESKGKDISSFLRVKGYFYQFIALLYENKRFISSEDMEDADIYKVENVKKVLSFIHNNYSRKISTEDLSSQVSMNPQYFCRYFKKLIGKTPTEYINDIRISKATELLVNSDMKIIDIAISCGYDNISYFIKRFKKEKHMSPSEYRKSK, from the coding sequence ATGGGGAAAGAAGAACTTAAAGAAGATATAGCTCATGGGAATGTAAGTTTTCCATTAGCTACTTACAGATGGAATAGCGATAAAAAATTTATTGTTAATCTTCATTGGCATGATGAGACTGAATTAATTTACTTAAAAAGAGGCAAATTTACTATTCATATAAACATGAAAGAATATAAAGTTTTAGCACCAGCCTTTGTATTTATAAGCTCTGGAGATATTCACTCAATTGTAGGAGAAGAAGGCTGTAGGGAAAGTGTTGTTGTTTTTGATCTTAAAATGCTTAGTTTTGAGTATTTTGATGGAATACAATATAAAGTCATAAGACCGTTAATAGAAGGTAAAATTCAATTTCCACAGTTTATTTTTATAGATGATGAAATATGGAAAGATACTGAAAGGATTTATAAGAAGATATTAAAAGAATCAAAGGGGAAAGATATTTCTTCATTTTTAAGGGTAAAAGGATATTTTTATCAGTTTATTGCTTTACTTTACGAGAATAAGAGATTTATATCTTCAGAAGATATGGAAGATGCTGATATATATAAGGTTGAAAATGTTAAAAAGGTATTATCTTTTATTCATAATAATTATAGTAGAAAGATTTCTACAGAAGATTTATCATCGCAGGTATCTATGAACCCGCAGTATTTTTGTCGTTATTTTAAAAAGCTTATAGGAAAGACACCAACAGAATATATAAATGATATTAGAATAAGTAAGGCTACGGAACTTTTAGTTAATAGTGATATGAAAATTATTGATATAGCTATTAGTTGTGGTTATGATAATATAAGCTATTTTATAAAACGTTTTAAAAAGGAAAAGCATATGTCACCGTCAGAATATAGAAAGTCAAAATAG